From a region of the Corallococcus coralloides DSM 2259 genome:
- a CDS encoding ATP-binding protein: MGTLGAQAQAQDPVTRGRLLLVDDEENILKSIRRVLRRGEWEIETATDAETALRTLEHFHPEVVISDFRMPGMNGVEFLNQVKLQAPRAQRIMLTGQADQQAIEEAINRSEIFRFISKPWNDSHLVLTVKSAFEQYALHAENDRLYRVTQEQNAELKHLNADLEERVALRTRLLSTAKREWELSFDCMETPLAVVRARDFAVRRANVAYAQVARRSIEEVPSDVPCHQYLFGRDTPCAGCPLPSAMETGKGARGEVQQGGRSYVVAAYPFAGDDRAVCTYRDVTEEQAMTRRLIETEKMAAVGQLAGGVAHEINNPLGGILAFAQLMSRDAGRSESDLESLKLIEESALRCKRIVESLLKFSRHSRVEDRRLFDLSKCVEDAAVLFRAQLKSMPKVEMKLGLKDGLPKVYGDPGTLAQVVLNLLQNGLQALPNADGRLSLETGREGDRTFFAVTDTGSGIEEKHLPRIFEPSFTTKPPGEGTGLGLSIAYRIVQDHGGTFQVDTHVGQGSRFTVYLPIPLQLERLP; this comes from the coding sequence ATGGGAACCCTCGGAGCTCAAGCGCAGGCGCAGGACCCGGTCACCCGCGGCCGGCTGCTGCTCGTGGATGACGAGGAGAACATCCTCAAGTCCATCCGGCGGGTGCTGCGGCGCGGTGAGTGGGAGATCGAAACGGCGACGGACGCCGAAACGGCGCTGCGCACGCTGGAGCACTTCCACCCGGAGGTCGTCATCTCCGACTTCCGCATGCCTGGGATGAACGGGGTGGAGTTCCTCAACCAGGTGAAGCTCCAGGCCCCGCGCGCCCAGCGCATCATGCTGACGGGGCAGGCGGATCAGCAGGCCATCGAAGAGGCCATCAACCGCTCCGAAATCTTCCGCTTCATCTCCAAGCCCTGGAACGACAGCCACCTGGTCCTCACGGTGAAGAGCGCCTTCGAGCAGTACGCGCTCCACGCGGAGAACGACCGGCTCTACCGCGTCACCCAGGAGCAGAACGCGGAGCTCAAGCACCTCAACGCGGACCTGGAGGAGCGCGTCGCGCTGCGCACGCGCCTGCTCTCCACGGCCAAGCGCGAGTGGGAGCTGTCCTTCGACTGCATGGAGACGCCGCTCGCGGTGGTGCGCGCGCGGGACTTCGCGGTGCGCCGGGCCAACGTGGCCTACGCGCAGGTGGCCCGCCGCTCCATCGAAGAGGTGCCTTCGGACGTTCCCTGCCACCAGTACCTCTTCGGCCGGGACACGCCGTGCGCGGGCTGCCCGCTGCCCTCCGCCATGGAGACGGGCAAGGGCGCGCGCGGGGAAGTGCAGCAGGGCGGGCGCAGCTACGTGGTGGCCGCGTACCCGTTCGCGGGTGACGACCGCGCGGTGTGCACCTACCGCGACGTCACGGAGGAGCAGGCGATGACGCGCCGGCTCATCGAGACGGAGAAGATGGCCGCGGTGGGCCAGCTCGCGGGCGGCGTGGCGCACGAAATCAACAACCCGCTGGGCGGCATCCTCGCCTTCGCGCAGCTGATGTCTCGCGACGCGGGCCGCAGCGAGAGCGACCTGGAGTCGCTGAAGCTGATTGAAGAGAGCGCGCTGCGCTGCAAGCGCATCGTGGAGAGCCTGCTGAAGTTCAGCCGGCACAGCCGCGTGGAGGACCGCCGCCTCTTTGACTTGTCCAAGTGCGTGGAGGACGCCGCGGTCCTCTTCCGCGCGCAGCTCAAGTCCATGCCCAAGGTGGAGATGAAGCTGGGCCTGAAGGACGGGCTGCCCAAGGTGTACGGCGATCCCGGCACGCTCGCGCAGGTGGTGCTCAACCTGCTGCAGAACGGCCTCCAGGCGCTGCCCAACGCGGACGGGCGCCTGTCCCTGGAGACGGGGCGCGAGGGCGACCGGACCTTCTTCGCGGTGACGGACACCGGCTCGGGCATCGAAGAGAAGCACCTGCCGCGCATCTTCGAGCCGTCCTTCACCACCAAGCCGCCCGGCGAGGGCACCGGCCTGGGGCTGTCCATCGCCTATCGCATCGTCCAGGACCACGGGGGCACCTTCCAGGTGGATACCCATGTGGGTCAGGGCTCCCGCTTCACCGTCTACCTGCCTATTCCCCTGCAGCTCGAGAGGTTGCCGTGA
- a CDS encoding class I SAM-dependent methyltransferase, translating to MSGLMSQALELYAHLPASERFHVHARASSAPLLAVASRLPSGTVADIGCGHGLLSAVMALAVPERRVLGVDLDERKVHWAKQALSGLPNVTLEVGSVEALARTQPNTLDAVVVCDVLYLLPDERWPGFLQSVRGLLKPGGRFLLKEVEGDRSWKHAKALAQEWVMVSLLGRTKASGGMVLKPRVDGVRLLRDAGFEVREVVGLGEGYTTPHLLYDAEAR from the coding sequence ATGAGCGGGCTCATGTCCCAGGCGCTGGAGCTCTACGCGCACCTGCCCGCGAGCGAGCGCTTCCACGTGCACGCGCGGGCGTCGTCGGCCCCGCTGCTCGCGGTGGCGTCGCGGCTGCCATCAGGGACGGTGGCGGACATCGGCTGTGGCCACGGCCTGCTGTCCGCGGTGATGGCGCTCGCGGTGCCAGAGCGCCGGGTGCTCGGAGTGGACCTGGATGAGCGCAAGGTGCACTGGGCGAAGCAGGCCCTGTCGGGGCTGCCCAACGTGACGCTGGAGGTGGGCTCCGTGGAAGCGCTCGCGAGGACCCAGCCGAACACGCTCGACGCGGTGGTGGTCTGCGACGTGCTGTACCTGCTGCCCGATGAGCGGTGGCCCGGCTTCCTCCAGTCCGTGCGCGGCCTGCTCAAGCCCGGAGGCCGCTTCCTCCTGAAGGAGGTGGAGGGCGACCGCTCCTGGAAGCACGCCAAGGCGCTCGCGCAGGAGTGGGTGATGGTGTCGCTCCTGGGGCGCACCAAGGCCAGCGGCGGCATGGTCCTCAAGCCGCGAGTCGACGGCGTGCGGCTGCTGCGCGATGCGGGCTTTGAAGTCCGTGAAGTGGTGGGCCTGGGCGAGGGCTACACCACGCCGCACCTGCTCTACGACGCCGAGGCCCGCTGA
- a CDS encoding NAD(+)/NADH kinase yields MQTLVIVAKRDTPQAVALAAEIQQRHPDLTVLADRALAHALNWPRIEDRELAARADLVVVLGGDGTLIYAARLLGGRNVPIIGVNLGSLGFMTEVPVEELFSRLDDVLAGNFHVDSRMKLSCRLLRGGKVLIEDEILNDVVINKGALARIADHETSIDGVPITTYKSDGVILATPTGSTAYSLSAGGPIVHPSVDCTILSPICSHALTQRAIVVPADRTIRVTLKSETADTYLTLDGQTGHSLQGGDCIEVVRSPNRVGLVRNPRVAFFTILRQKLHWGER; encoded by the coding sequence GTGCAGACCCTCGTCATCGTCGCGAAGCGAGACACCCCGCAGGCCGTGGCCCTGGCGGCGGAAATCCAGCAGCGCCACCCGGACCTGACGGTGCTGGCGGACCGTGCCCTGGCGCATGCGCTGAACTGGCCGCGCATCGAGGACCGCGAGCTGGCGGCTCGCGCGGACCTGGTGGTGGTGCTGGGCGGTGACGGCACGCTCATCTACGCGGCGCGCCTGTTGGGCGGACGCAACGTGCCCATCATCGGCGTGAACCTGGGCAGCCTGGGCTTCATGACGGAAGTGCCCGTGGAGGAGCTCTTCAGCCGGCTGGACGACGTGCTGGCGGGGAACTTCCACGTGGACTCGCGGATGAAGCTGTCCTGCCGGCTGCTGCGCGGGGGCAAGGTCCTCATCGAGGATGAAATCCTCAACGACGTGGTCATCAACAAGGGCGCGCTCGCGCGCATCGCGGACCACGAGACGTCCATCGACGGGGTGCCCATCACCACGTACAAGTCGGACGGCGTCATCCTGGCCACGCCCACCGGCTCCACGGCGTACTCGCTGTCCGCGGGGGGCCCCATCGTGCACCCGTCGGTGGACTGCACCATCCTGTCGCCCATCTGCTCGCACGCGCTGACCCAGCGGGCCATCGTGGTGCCGGCGGACCGCACCATCCGCGTCACGCTGAAGAGCGAGACGGCGGACACGTACCTCACGCTGGACGGGCAGACGGGCCACTCGCTCCAGGGCGGGGACTGCATTGAAGTGGTGCGCTCGCCCAACCGCGTGGGCCTGGTGCGCAACCCGCGCGTGGCCTTCTTCACCATCCTCCGCCAGAAGCTCCACTGGGGTGAGCGCTGA
- a CDS encoding ChbG/HpnK family deacetylase gives MASRTRLIVNADDLGLHPSLDAGILKAHREGIVTSATLLATGPCAAEAVGRANAQGLPVGVHLALSTRLPCAAPSEAVRTVAPGGRLMGNWAEFAKAWMTGRVRHEELERELSAQLARARELGAKVDHLDGHQHLHLLPGVRSVVEGIAAREGLPLRWPDALPRASWLRAPGPALKTTVLAVLARTAPRARPGVRRVSAGGVFEAGRLDEPALLAVLDSLPAGDFELGCHPGEGAPRVPEDPAWTYGWEAELAALTSPRVKAKLVERGITLANYGELG, from the coding sequence ATGGCGTCGCGCACCCGCCTCATCGTCAACGCGGACGACCTGGGCCTGCACCCGTCGCTGGACGCGGGCATCCTCAAGGCACACCGCGAGGGCATCGTGACCAGCGCGACGCTGCTGGCCACGGGCCCTTGCGCGGCGGAGGCCGTGGGCCGGGCGAACGCGCAGGGGCTGCCGGTGGGCGTGCACCTGGCGCTGTCCACGCGGCTTCCCTGCGCAGCGCCCTCGGAGGCCGTGCGGACGGTGGCCCCGGGCGGGCGGCTCATGGGCAACTGGGCGGAGTTCGCGAAGGCGTGGATGACGGGGCGGGTGCGGCACGAGGAGCTGGAGCGGGAGCTGTCCGCGCAGCTCGCCCGCGCGCGGGAGCTGGGCGCGAAGGTGGACCACCTGGACGGGCACCAGCACCTGCACCTGCTGCCGGGGGTGCGGTCGGTGGTGGAGGGCATCGCCGCGCGCGAGGGCCTGCCCCTGCGGTGGCCGGATGCACTGCCGCGTGCGTCGTGGCTGCGGGCTCCCGGGCCGGCGTTGAAGACGACGGTGCTGGCGGTGCTCGCGCGCACGGCGCCCCGGGCCCGGCCGGGCGTGCGGCGGGTGAGCGCGGGCGGCGTGTTCGAGGCGGGCCGGCTGGATGAGCCCGCGTTGCTGGCGGTGCTGGACTCGCTGCCGGCGGGGGACTTCGAGCTGGGGTGTCACCCCGGCGAGGGGGCTCCGCGGGTGCCGGAGGATCCGGCGTGGACCTATGGCTGGGAGGCGGAGCTGGCCGCGCTCACCAGTCCCCGGGTGAAGGCGAAGCTCGTGGAGCGGGGCATCACGCTCGCGAACTACGGCGAGCTGGGCTGA
- a CDS encoding glycosyltransferase, whose translation MAKYPSISLFFPAWNEEDYVERAVSRALEVLPKLTDDFEIIVVNDASTDRTQEVCDALAAKVPQLRVITHPVNLKLGGAMRTGLAASTKDLVLYSDIDLPWDMRELERALHLMDYLEADMICAFRFDRTSEGAKRIVYSFVYNLLIRALFDIQIKDVNFSFKLMRRQVLESMELRSQGSFIDAELVVKAIRKGFRVFQMGVDYFPRTRGVSTLASPSVIMKMVKELVALYPETRSPSPPVKPVRLPPSVQPLRSVPGQAGRG comes from the coding sequence GTGGCCAAGTACCCGAGCATCAGCCTCTTCTTCCCCGCCTGGAACGAAGAGGACTACGTGGAGCGCGCGGTGAGCCGCGCACTGGAAGTGCTACCGAAGCTCACCGACGACTTCGAAATCATCGTCGTCAATGACGCCTCCACGGACCGGACCCAGGAGGTCTGCGACGCGCTGGCGGCGAAGGTGCCTCAGCTGAGGGTCATCACCCACCCCGTGAACCTGAAGCTGGGCGGGGCGATGCGCACGGGGCTGGCGGCGAGCACGAAGGACCTGGTGCTGTACTCGGACATCGACCTGCCGTGGGACATGCGCGAGCTGGAGCGGGCGCTGCACCTGATGGACTACCTGGAGGCGGACATGATCTGCGCCTTCCGGTTCGACCGCACGAGCGAGGGCGCCAAGCGCATCGTGTACTCGTTCGTCTACAACCTGCTCATCCGGGCGCTGTTCGACATCCAGATCAAGGACGTGAACTTCAGCTTCAAGCTGATGCGCCGGCAGGTGCTGGAGTCGATGGAGCTCCGGAGCCAGGGCTCGTTCATCGACGCGGAGCTGGTGGTGAAGGCCATCCGCAAGGGCTTCCGCGTGTTCCAGATGGGCGTGGACTACTTCCCGCGCACGCGCGGCGTCTCCACGCTGGCGTCCCCGTCCGTCATCATGAAGATGGTGAAGGAGCTGGTGGCGCTGTACCCGGAGACGCGCTCGCCGTCGCCGCCAGTCAAACCGGTGCGCCTGCCGCCGTCGGTGCAGCCCCTGCGTTCGGTGCCGGGCCAGGCGGGGCGCGGGTAG
- a CDS encoding mannosyltransferase family protein: MVRSAPRVVLTAGLAALVVCTALVTVSAIAFPQGYSPARLTWPGAPILLGWTHFDAGWYAQIAQVGYSYLPGQQCSVAFFPLYPLVLRGLGLLQVDTFLAGVVVTMLCGLGALYVFTLWARTRADEEAARNAGLLLAFYPFAFFLYGAMYSDALFLLLIIGAFLLLERGQLGWAVLLAAVATAARPVAPALVVGLLARRLEWKHERGLKWSLMDLLPVFAAAGFVLYVLYQWKAFGEPFAFVKVQSAPGWDQKPGWRTWAKLRWFQGFSREMSLSDAFRLVGHAAVTVGALALLWPTAKRLGWGYGVYTLAIVGLPALSSKDFMGMGRYLLAAFPLFLTLALLLKERPRMRWGVLATSACVMLALAAAFGAAEYVS, translated from the coding sequence ATGGTCCGTTCCGCTCCTCGTGTTGTTCTGACCGCCGGGCTCGCCGCCCTGGTGGTGTGCACCGCGCTGGTAACGGTGTCCGCGATTGCGTTCCCGCAGGGCTACAGCCCCGCGCGGCTGACGTGGCCGGGTGCCCCCATCCTCCTGGGCTGGACGCACTTCGACGCCGGTTGGTACGCGCAGATCGCGCAGGTGGGTTACAGCTACCTGCCCGGCCAGCAGTGTTCGGTGGCGTTCTTCCCGCTGTACCCGTTGGTGCTGCGCGGCCTGGGCCTGTTGCAGGTGGACACGTTCCTCGCGGGCGTGGTCGTCACCATGCTGTGCGGTCTGGGCGCGCTGTACGTCTTCACGCTGTGGGCGCGCACGCGGGCGGATGAAGAGGCGGCGAGGAACGCGGGGCTCTTGCTGGCGTTCTATCCGTTCGCGTTCTTCCTCTATGGGGCCATGTATTCGGACGCGCTGTTCCTGTTGCTCATCATCGGGGCGTTCCTGCTGCTGGAGCGGGGGCAGCTGGGGTGGGCGGTGCTGCTCGCGGCGGTGGCCACGGCGGCGCGGCCGGTGGCGCCCGCGCTGGTGGTGGGCCTGCTGGCGCGGCGGCTGGAGTGGAAGCACGAGCGCGGCCTGAAGTGGAGCCTGATGGACCTGCTGCCGGTGTTCGCGGCGGCGGGCTTCGTGCTGTACGTGCTCTATCAGTGGAAGGCGTTCGGCGAGCCGTTCGCGTTCGTGAAGGTGCAGTCCGCGCCGGGGTGGGACCAGAAGCCGGGCTGGCGCACGTGGGCGAAGCTGCGCTGGTTCCAGGGCTTCAGCCGGGAGATGTCGCTGTCGGACGCCTTCCGGCTGGTGGGGCACGCGGCCGTCACGGTGGGGGCGCTCGCGCTGTTGTGGCCCACGGCGAAGCGGCTGGGGTGGGGCTATGGCGTGTACACGCTGGCCATCGTGGGATTGCCCGCCCTGTCCAGCAAGGACTTCATGGGCATGGGGCGCTACCTGCTGGCCGCCTTCCCGCTGTTCCTCACGCTGGCGCTGCTGCTCAAGGAACGGCCGCGCATGAGGTGGGGCGTGCTCGCGACCAGCGCGTGCGTGATGCTGGCGCTGGCGGCGGCGTTCGGAGCAGCGGAGTACGTGTCATGA
- a CDS encoding replication-associated recombination protein A, which yields MDLFDHASQKEQAVLAPLAERMRPTSLSEYLGQEHLTGEGRFLRRVLESDQVPSLILWGPPGTGKTTLAQLIARSTGAAFETMSAVLAGVKDIRETVARAQDRWKLNRQRTLLFIDEIHRFNKSQQDALLPHVEKGTVTLIGATTENPSFEVNAALLSRCRVITLRGLEQEELIAVMRHAVADPRGLGGKVAVDDAALEFIADAAGGDARKALTALEAAAAYGRTAVDRKVAEEALQQKMLLYDKGGEEHYNVVSAFIKSMRGSDVDAALYWMTRMLEAGEDPVFIFRRMVIFASEDVGNADPRALGVAVDALRAFQLMGLPEGTLPLTQAVTYLALAPKSNAVIAAYAAVREAVTKEGALPVPMHLRNAPTKLMKSLGYGGGYKYPHNFEGNYVPEDYLPEALRSRCFYTPTRNGFEAELSERYEAIQQQLAARRTEREPGEDG from the coding sequence ATGGACCTCTTCGACCACGCCAGCCAGAAGGAACAGGCCGTCCTGGCGCCGCTCGCCGAGCGCATGCGCCCCACCTCGCTCAGCGAGTACCTGGGCCAGGAGCACCTCACCGGCGAGGGCCGCTTCCTGCGCCGCGTGCTGGAGAGCGACCAGGTGCCCAGCCTCATCCTCTGGGGCCCGCCCGGCACCGGCAAGACGACGCTCGCCCAGCTCATCGCGCGCTCCACCGGCGCCGCCTTTGAGACGATGTCCGCCGTGCTCGCGGGCGTGAAGGACATCCGCGAGACGGTGGCGCGCGCGCAGGACCGCTGGAAGTTGAACCGCCAGCGCACGCTGCTCTTCATCGACGAAATCCACCGCTTCAACAAGTCGCAGCAGGACGCGCTCCTGCCCCACGTGGAGAAGGGCACCGTCACGCTGATTGGCGCCACCACGGAGAACCCGTCCTTCGAGGTGAACGCCGCGCTCCTGTCCCGCTGCCGCGTCATCACCCTGCGCGGGCTGGAGCAGGAGGAGCTCATCGCCGTCATGCGCCACGCCGTCGCGGACCCGCGGGGGCTGGGCGGCAAGGTGGCCGTGGACGACGCGGCGCTGGAGTTCATCGCGGACGCGGCGGGCGGGGACGCGCGCAAGGCCCTCACCGCGCTGGAGGCCGCGGCGGCGTACGGCCGCACGGCGGTGGACCGCAAGGTGGCGGAAGAAGCGCTCCAGCAGAAGATGCTGCTCTACGACAAGGGTGGCGAGGAGCACTACAACGTCGTCAGCGCGTTCATCAAATCCATGCGCGGCAGCGACGTGGACGCCGCGCTGTACTGGATGACGCGCATGCTGGAGGCGGGCGAGGACCCCGTCTTCATCTTCCGCCGCATGGTCATCTTCGCGTCGGAGGACGTGGGCAACGCGGACCCGCGCGCGCTGGGCGTAGCGGTGGACGCGCTGAGGGCCTTCCAGCTCATGGGCCTGCCGGAGGGCACCCTGCCCCTCACCCAGGCCGTGACGTACCTGGCGCTCGCGCCCAAGTCGAACGCCGTCATCGCCGCGTACGCGGCCGTGCGCGAGGCCGTGACGAAGGAAGGCGCGCTGCCGGTGCCCATGCACCTGCGCAACGCGCCCACCAAGCTGATGAAGTCGCTGGGCTACGGCGGCGGGTACAAGTACCCGCACAACTTCGAGGGCAACTACGTCCCGGAGGACTACCTGCCCGAAGCACTGCGCTCCCGCTGCTTCTACACCCCGACGCGCAACGGCTTCGAGGCGGAGCTGTCCGAGCGCTACGAAGCCATCCAGCAGCAGCTCGCGGCCCGGAGAACCGAGCGCGAACCCGGGGAGGACGGCTGA
- a CDS encoding diguanylate cyclase: protein MKTQPYTLLVVDDSQALLPQLVRTLGPEDFALRVARSGPEALGLTQEVDGVLLCSGGPDEAQAQSLLEALTPPQPAPRPAVVVLAPPQDRALHLAALRRGAEVILTPWDDEELRLRLFRSLETHSRLRSLHSQVEELRRLAVTDGLTQVHNHRYFQERLREEFRRSQRYDESLSLILVDLDHFKNINDAHGHGAGDRVLREVAASLQHSVRETDLVARYGGEEFAILLPCTHLPGALTVAERIRKGINELHAGPEGALRVTASLGVSSFPHRAILAPEQLLLTADEALYRAKREGRDRICLHPPAPLFSAPPSRAG from the coding sequence GTGAAAACCCAGCCCTACACGCTTCTGGTCGTGGACGATTCGCAGGCACTGCTGCCTCAGTTGGTGCGCACGCTCGGCCCGGAGGACTTCGCGCTCCGTGTAGCCCGGTCCGGGCCGGAGGCGCTGGGGCTGACCCAGGAGGTAGACGGCGTCCTGCTCTGCTCCGGCGGCCCCGACGAGGCGCAGGCCCAAAGCCTCCTGGAGGCCCTCACCCCACCTCAACCCGCGCCCCGACCCGCCGTGGTGGTCCTTGCACCTCCACAGGACCGCGCCCTGCACCTGGCCGCGCTGCGCCGGGGGGCTGAGGTAATTCTGACCCCCTGGGACGACGAAGAGCTGCGTTTGAGGCTCTTCCGGAGCCTGGAAACGCACTCACGGTTGAGGTCGCTTCACTCCCAGGTAGAGGAGCTGCGGCGGCTGGCGGTGACGGACGGGCTGACCCAGGTGCACAACCACCGCTACTTCCAGGAGCGCCTGCGCGAGGAGTTCCGCCGCTCGCAGCGCTACGACGAGAGCCTGTCGCTCATCCTGGTGGACCTGGACCACTTCAAGAACATCAACGACGCCCACGGCCACGGGGCAGGGGACCGCGTCCTGCGGGAGGTGGCGGCCTCCCTCCAGCACAGCGTGCGTGAGACGGACCTGGTGGCCCGCTATGGGGGAGAGGAATTCGCCATCCTCCTGCCCTGCACCCACCTGCCCGGCGCCCTCACCGTGGCGGAGCGAATCCGCAAGGGAATCAACGAGTTGCACGCGGGCCCGGAGGGTGCCCTGCGCGTCACCGCGTCCCTGGGCGTCTCCAGCTTCCCGCACCGCGCCATCCTCGCGCCGGAGCAGCTGCTGCTCACCGCCGACGAGGCCCTCTACCGGGCCAAGCGGGAGGGTCGCGACCGCATCTGTCTCCACCCTCCCGCGCCCCTGTTCTCCGCGCCGCCCTCCCGGGCTGGCTGA
- a CDS encoding sigma-54-dependent transcriptional regulator, translating to MNQVKRAKVLVVDDDSVVLKAVTQILQREGHPVVAIDDAVEGLAAAKDPSIDVVVLDIKMPHLSGMDLLRAIKADRPDVEVIMMTAFATVETAVEAVKAGAYDYLTKPFENIDEVSLTVAKAAERKALKDRTRALEEALTARSQFEDLIGQSSQMRAVFKLVETVSHSTATVLIQGESGTGKELVARAIHYRSARRDKPFVAVNCSALTETLLESELFGHVKGSFTGATGNKKGLFEAADGGTIFLDEIGDVPPATQVRLLRVLQEGEVKRVGANEPVKVDVRVIAATHVDLSRAKEQGKFREDLFYRLNVITIDLPPLRDRPEDVPLLAHHFLKVYAAKADKKVTGISPRAMEALTCNRWTGNVRELENVIERAVVLTANDAIDVEDLPPGFQAAPQADSAVEVFSLAHLPYAQAKRLAMRAFERRYLSALLEKNNHNVSSAARAAGVDRSNFRRLLKQYEVAGRSMKPRSPKGPDSDNGPGVPALEAVS from the coding sequence GTGAACCAAGTCAAGCGCGCCAAGGTCCTCGTTGTGGATGACGACTCCGTCGTCCTCAAGGCCGTCACCCAGATCCTCCAGCGGGAAGGCCACCCGGTCGTTGCCATCGACGACGCGGTGGAGGGGCTCGCGGCGGCGAAGGACCCGTCCATCGACGTGGTCGTGCTCGACATCAAGATGCCGCACCTCTCCGGCATGGACCTGTTGCGCGCCATCAAGGCGGACCGCCCGGACGTGGAGGTCATCATGATGACGGCCTTCGCCACCGTGGAGACGGCGGTGGAGGCGGTGAAGGCGGGCGCGTACGACTACCTCACCAAGCCCTTCGAGAACATCGACGAGGTGAGCCTCACGGTGGCCAAGGCCGCCGAGCGCAAGGCGCTGAAGGACCGCACCCGCGCGCTGGAGGAGGCGCTCACCGCGCGCAGCCAGTTCGAGGACCTCATCGGGCAGTCCTCGCAGATGCGCGCCGTGTTCAAGCTGGTGGAGACGGTCAGCCACTCCACCGCCACGGTGCTCATCCAGGGTGAGAGCGGCACGGGCAAGGAGCTGGTCGCCCGCGCCATCCACTACCGCAGCGCGCGCCGCGACAAGCCCTTCGTCGCCGTCAACTGTTCGGCCCTGACGGAGACGCTGCTGGAAAGCGAGCTCTTCGGCCACGTGAAGGGCAGCTTCACCGGCGCCACCGGCAACAAGAAGGGCCTCTTCGAGGCGGCCGACGGCGGCACCATCTTCCTGGACGAGATTGGCGACGTGCCCCCGGCCACCCAGGTGCGCCTCTTGCGCGTCCTGCAGGAGGGTGAGGTCAAGCGCGTGGGCGCCAACGAGCCCGTGAAGGTGGACGTGCGCGTCATCGCCGCCACGCACGTGGACCTGTCCCGCGCGAAGGAGCAGGGCAAGTTCCGCGAGGACCTCTTCTATCGCCTCAACGTCATCACCATCGACCTGCCGCCCCTGCGCGACCGCCCCGAGGACGTGCCGCTGCTCGCGCACCACTTCCTCAAGGTCTACGCCGCCAAGGCGGACAAGAAGGTCACCGGCATCAGCCCGCGCGCCATGGAGGCGCTCACCTGCAACCGGTGGACGGGCAACGTGCGCGAGCTGGAGAACGTCATCGAGCGCGCGGTGGTGCTGACGGCCAACGACGCCATCGACGTGGAGGACCTGCCGCCCGGCTTCCAGGCCGCGCCCCAGGCCGACTCGGCGGTGGAGGTCTTCAGCCTGGCGCACCTGCCGTACGCCCAGGCCAAGCGCCTGGCCATGCGCGCCTTCGAGCGCCGCTACCTGTCCGCGCTGCTGGAGAAGAACAACCACAACGTGTCCAGCGCGGCGCGCGCGGCCGGCGTGGACCGCTCCAACTTCCGCCGCCTGCTCAAGCAGTACGAAGTGGCCGGCCGCAGCATGAAGCCGCGCTCGCCCAAGGGCCCGGACTCGGACAACGGCCCGGGCGTTCCCGCGCTGGAAGCCGTGTCCTGA